The following DNA comes from Bacteroidales bacterium.
TCCATATATGTTTTTATATTTGGATATGTAACAAAATAGTTGTCAATTAGTTCTTTGGCTTCATTTCTACTAATCTTTAAGTTTTGAGATAAACCAAAAGCAGAGATTCCGTAAATTATTCCGAAATTAGCAGTTTTTGCAATTCGCCGCATATCTTTTGTAACCGCATCATTAGAGAGATTAAATATTTTAGCTGCTGTTGCTGTATGAATATCTTCATTATTAACAAAAGCAGAAATCATGTTACTGTCTTCGCTCATATGAGCCATAATACGTAATTCAATTTGAGAATAGTCAGCTGCAATTAGAATATGTTCATTATCAGAAGATATGAATGATTTGCGAATTTTTCTCCCCCTTTCTTCGCGGATAGGAATATTCTGAAGATTCGGATTAGTTGAGCTAAGCCTGCCAGTTGCAGTAATAAATTGATTAAATGATGAATGTATTTTTAGTGTTTTTGGATTAATTAATTTTGGCAGAGCATCAACATAAGTATTAAGTAGTTTTTTCAGCGAACGATAATCTAAAATTTTCCTTATAATCGGGTGTTTATCAATTAGTTTTGTTAATGTTTCTTCACTTGTTGAATATTGTTTTGTTTTTGTTTTTTTTGTTTTATCTGTAATTTTTAATTTATCGAACAATATTTCACCGAGTTGTTTAGGAGAAGAAATATTAAAGATTGTTCCTGTAAGCTTAAAAATATCTTTTTCAACTTCAATTATTTCATCACGTAATTCAATAGAATAATTATTCAATGTTTCAGTATTTATTGTAACTCCGTTTTTTTCCATTGTTGCCAAAACATATATTAATGGCATTTCTACAGCATTGAAAAGATTTTCAAGTTTGTGTATTATTAATTGTTCTTCTAATTTGTTTTTTAGTTGCCATGTAATATCCGAATCTTCGCCTGCATATTCTACGATTTTTTCAAAAGGAATATTTCTCATACTTAGTTGATGTTTTCCTTTTTTACCAATTAGATTTTCTGTAGGGATTTTTTTATAGCTCAGAAAATGTTCAGATAAAAAATCAATATTATGTCTTAATTCAGGTTGAATTAGATAATGGGCTATCATTGTATCAAATAATGCTCCTTTAACATTAATATCATAGTTTTTTAAAATATGAATATCATATTTAATATTTTGACCGATTTTTTTTATATTTTCATTTTCAAAAATATTTTTAAATTCCCAAACTTCACTTTTTGCCATTTCATATTTTTCTGAAATAGGAACAACATAAGATTCATTATTTTTGAATGAAAACGAAATACAAACCAATTCTGCAGAATGAACATCCAAACTGGTAGTTTCCGTATCAAAACAGAACTCTTTTTGATTAGATAATATATTGATTAAATCACTCCTTTTTTGCTCATTATCAGCAATATAGTAGTTGTGTTCGGTTGTGTTTATGTCTTTGAGATTTGAATTTATAAAATTATCTTTACTTGT
Coding sequences within:
- the polA gene encoding DNA polymerase I, which gives rise to MSPDKRLFLLDAYALIYRAYYAFIKNPRYNSKGLNTSAILGFTNTLLDILNNENPTHIAVVFDHPSPTFRHKMFKEYKANRETTPEDIKISVPYIKNIIKAFNIPVIDKAGFEADDIIGTLAKISEKKGYKCYMMTPDKDFGQLVSENIFIYKPKRFGNDAEIIGIEEIKKKYNINNPLQVIDILTLWGDTSDNVPGVPGIGEKTAISLISKFGSVEELVNNVDKLKGKQKENVANSFEQIGLSKKLVTIVNDVPVDFNENDLKISSPDNNSLKLIFDELEFKNLFKRLFNKETEKKEIKPASQLSLFDNISDTSKDNFINSNLKDINTTEHNYYIADNEQKRSDLINILSNQKEFCFDTETTSLDVHSAELVCISFSFKNNESYVVPISEKYEMAKSEVWEFKNIFENENIKKIGQNIKYDIHILKNYDINVKGALFDTMIAHYLIQPELRHNIDFLSEHFLSYKKIPTENLIGKKGKHQLSMRNIPFEKIVEYAGEDSDITWQLKNKLEEQLIIHKLENLFNAVEMPLIYVLATMEKNGVTINTETLNNYSIELRDEIIEVEKDIFKLTGTIFNISSPKQLGEILFDKLKITDKTKKTKTKQYSTSEETLTKLIDKHPIIRKILDYRSLKKLLNTYVDALPKLINPKTLKIHSSFNQFITATGRLSSTNPNLQNIPIREERGRKIRKSFISSDNEHILIAADYSQIELRIMAHMSEDSNMISAFVNNEDIHTATAAKIFNLSNDAVTKDMRRIAKTANFGIIYGISAFGLSQNLKISRNEAKELIDNYFVTYPNIKTYMDNNILSARQKGYVQTIMGRKRYLKDINSQNAIVRGNAERNAINAPIQGSAADIIKLAMINIHSELTNSNLKTKMILQVHDELVFDVYKPEMEEIKSMVREKMENVIKLKVPLIVDLGSGINWFEAH